A DNA window from Bombus vancouverensis nearcticus chromosome 6, iyBomVanc1_principal, whole genome shotgun sequence contains the following coding sequences:
- the LOC117155683 gene encoding uncharacterized protein LOC117155683 isoform X1, with the protein MIRTNKKYLLVKRFFHWRGTTKNDVCCIIFEIRWSIDFETVEISLLVNSLHASTRGCVEMEHKGKYLTKESRKVKFRSSLDSHARSGTKMQASSMNLLAAGLSLFCFVHPLHGDPQGFYSTNYEPYNPAFHISDPVHRVAQFPERYDSSSTGKFLPRVAQYRETSEATPEKDQFEKPLLLLSYSKGMTETVQPGVYNRYSDFGSDDREEKAKEDRINVEDEDKKSDLDEEAIIEKMRILDRLLSEDSGEKDFDTNVIGDKIISEESKRVVREVKNKKPGLFWSLAKITFEAISDTTSAIKEIATIINNSIAPDSATASTLMKESLKDADSSNMTNVNGTETTTSIPTTTPFVLTRQALQSLIRRNVLGLVKLFNIEWKDALNQSETNVKEFQRDLGNQIGSFFRDRRDT; encoded by the exons ATGATAAGAACAAACAAGAAATACCTATTGGTTAAACGGTTCTTTCATTGGCGCGGAACAACAAAGAACGATGTCTGTTGCATCATATTCGAAATTCGTTGGTCGATTGATTTCGAAACTGTCGAAATATCGCTGCTAGTGAATTCCCTGCACGCGTCAACTCGAGGTTGCGTCGAAATGGAACACAAGGGGAAGTATCTAACCAAGGAGTCACGAAAAGTCAAATTCCGATCGTCGTTGGACAGTCACGCCCGATCTGGCACGAAG ATGCAGGCGTCGTCGATGAATTTATTGGCAGCCGGCTTATCGCTATTTTGCTTCGTGCATCCCCTCCATGGCGACCCTCAAGGATTCTATTCGACGAATTATGAGCCCTACAATCCTGCATTTCACATATCAGACCCGGTGCACCGTGTTGCACAATTTCCTGAACGATACGATTCTTCGAGCACTGGGAAATTTTTACCACGCGTGGCACAGTATAGAGAAACATCCGAGGCCACTCCAGAAAAAGATCAGTTTGAAAAACCTTTGCTCCTGCTGAGTTACTCTAAAGGAATGACAGAAACGGTGCAGCCAGGAGTATATAACAGGTATAGTGATTTTGGATCGGATGATCGTGAAGAGAAAGCGAAAGAAGATAGAATAAACGTTGAAGATGAAGATAAAAAGAGTGACTTGGATGAGGAGGCGATTATAGAAAAGATGAGGATTCTAGATCGACTGTTGTCTGAGGATTCAGGTGAAAAAGATTTTGATACGAATGTAATTGGAGACAAGATCATCTCGGAAGAATCGAAGAGGGTTGTCAGAGAAGTGAAGAATAAGAAGCCGGGATTGTTTTGGTCCTTGGCAAAAATCACGTTCGAG GCAATCAGCGACACGACATCAGCGATCAAGGAGATCGCCACCATTATCAATAACAGCATCGCTCCTGATTCGGCTACTGCTAGTACCCTGATGAAAGAATCCCTAAAGGATGCAGATTCATCGAACATGACCAACGTCAACGGAACAGAAACAACGACATCAATACCCACGACCACGCCCTTTGTCTTAACTAGACAAGCGCTACAGAGTTTAATCAGGCGAAACGTCTTGGGGCTCGTTAAACTTTTTAATATCGAATGGAAAGACGCATTAAAC CAATCGGAAACAAACGTGAAAGAGTTCCAGAGGGATCTAGGAAACCAAATAGGCAGTTTCTTTCGTGACAGAAGGGACACTTAA
- the LOC117155683 gene encoding uncharacterized protein LOC117155683 isoform X2 — translation MQASSMNLLAAGLSLFCFVHPLHGDPQGFYSTNYEPYNPAFHISDPVHRVAQFPERYDSSSTGKFLPRVAQYRETSEATPEKDQFEKPLLLLSYSKGMTETVQPGVYNRYSDFGSDDREEKAKEDRINVEDEDKKSDLDEEAIIEKMRILDRLLSEDSGEKDFDTNVIGDKIISEESKRVVREVKNKKPGLFWSLAKITFEAISDTTSAIKEIATIINNSIAPDSATASTLMKESLKDADSSNMTNVNGTETTTSIPTTTPFVLTRQALQSLIRRNVLGLVKLFNIEWKDALNQSETNVKEFQRDLGNQIGSFFRDRRDT, via the exons ATGCAGGCGTCGTCGATGAATTTATTGGCAGCCGGCTTATCGCTATTTTGCTTCGTGCATCCCCTCCATGGCGACCCTCAAGGATTCTATTCGACGAATTATGAGCCCTACAATCCTGCATTTCACATATCAGACCCGGTGCACCGTGTTGCACAATTTCCTGAACGATACGATTCTTCGAGCACTGGGAAATTTTTACCACGCGTGGCACAGTATAGAGAAACATCCGAGGCCACTCCAGAAAAAGATCAGTTTGAAAAACCTTTGCTCCTGCTGAGTTACTCTAAAGGAATGACAGAAACGGTGCAGCCAGGAGTATATAACAGGTATAGTGATTTTGGATCGGATGATCGTGAAGAGAAAGCGAAAGAAGATAGAATAAACGTTGAAGATGAAGATAAAAAGAGTGACTTGGATGAGGAGGCGATTATAGAAAAGATGAGGATTCTAGATCGACTGTTGTCTGAGGATTCAGGTGAAAAAGATTTTGATACGAATGTAATTGGAGACAAGATCATCTCGGAAGAATCGAAGAGGGTTGTCAGAGAAGTGAAGAATAAGAAGCCGGGATTGTTTTGGTCCTTGGCAAAAATCACGTTCGAG GCAATCAGCGACACGACATCAGCGATCAAGGAGATCGCCACCATTATCAATAACAGCATCGCTCCTGATTCGGCTACTGCTAGTACCCTGATGAAAGAATCCCTAAAGGATGCAGATTCATCGAACATGACCAACGTCAACGGAACAGAAACAACGACATCAATACCCACGACCACGCCCTTTGTCTTAACTAGACAAGCGCTACAGAGTTTAATCAGGCGAAACGTCTTGGGGCTCGTTAAACTTTTTAATATCGAATGGAAAGACGCATTAAAC CAATCGGAAACAAACGTGAAAGAGTTCCAGAGGGATCTAGGAAACCAAATAGGCAGTTTCTTTCGTGACAGAAGGGACACTTAA
- the LOC117155686 gene encoding uncharacterized protein LOC117155686, producing MLGIICVFNAILYVTASETAILQRMKRQNDPSESDRVIDSIFNIPITAIKETGAAVQTFSPENSKAIDSILKIPVSTLEAVGALVKQTSGQRLQNAEELQRIRQERRERILAQRERQRFQREQLQQQRFKQQQMKRNVKNNNKNSFGLNTLSFLVSNHGILGSIQGPFGGYSGNGGGHGGHGGHGGHGNQGTHGGQGSTGSYEVHENVEEDTNYSWHGITAGFGTISGSRPTSAHISIQNKVAPKDKRPNKYYDDFRIQNKIAPNKENGLDYEDDPPLQNKIAPKSSRISFQS from the exons ATGCTTGGGATAATCTGCGTTTTCAACGCTATCTTGTACGTGACAGCTTCGGAGACA GCGATCCTTCAACGAATGAAGCGTCAAAATGATCCGAGTGAAAGTGATCGTGTGATAGACAGTATTTTTAAC ATTCCAATTACGGCGATCAAGGAAACAGGAGCCGCGGTGCAAACTTTTAGCCCAGAAAATTCTAAGGCCATCGATAGTATTTTAAAG aTCCCTGTTTCGACCTTAGAAGCTGTTGGGGCTCTAGTAAAACAAACGTCTGGGCAGAGACTCCAGAATGCCGAAGAGTTACAACGAATACGCcaagaaagaagagagagaataTTAGCTCAAAGGGAACGACAGAGATTCCAAAGAGAGCAACTTCAGCAACAACGTTTCAAACAGCAACAAATGAAGAGAAACGTTAAGAACAATAACAAAAATTCCTTTGGTTTAAACACCCTCTCCTTCCTGGTTAGTAATCATGGTATCTTAGGTAGTATTCAAGGTCCGTTTGGCGGGTACAGTGGAAATGGTGGTGGACATGGTGGTCATGGTGGTCATGGTGGTCATGGAAATCAAG GTACCCATGGAGGACAGGGTAGTACAGGTAGTTACGAAGTCCACGAAAACGTAGAAGAAGACACAAATTATTCCTGGCATGGGATCACCGCTGGGTTTGGTACGATTTCTGGCTCTCGACCAACTAGCGCGCATATTTCCATACAAAATAAAGTCGCCCCTAAAGATAAAAGACCAAACAAGTATTACGACGATTTTCGAATACAGAACAAAATTGCTCCGAATAAAGAAAATGGACTAGACTATGAAGATGATCCTCCACTGCAGAACAAGATTGCACCCAAAAGCAGCAGAATATCGTTTCAATCATAG
- the LOC117155684 gene encoding uncharacterized protein LOC117155684, producing MLCGKVVLVFVVSLIALITGMPQDSENSAQSPFSLPFVQLTNGGIRFNLGGYHAQAGLGGLLGGSNGLHASVGTPWGGHASAGLGGAIDGNNANLGGGLFARAGLGNGRHEAAAGLGGVIDGSGRSGPGLRGGIFANTGAHAAGTSAGISNRGPSDRRDDGNNKPGEDEGDRGQSTRGRSNIQVIARSGNKKEKVLETVAVPAESPEAFKQIDSSSKKEIQEALNVNPLSIAEVNPVLSSETNDIRVVRLTKVLPRHRRRKLWESKRQADQEHTVPIEPQGNADSNVQNIQKRQAIYYSDPTPTQKVAVVRTKSPGFYDDIFQIPISTLNAVNQLLNNNAG from the exons ATGCTGTGCGGCAAGGTTGTTTTAGTGTTCGTAGTTAGTCTAATTGCATTGATCACCGGGATGCCTCAAGATAGCGAAAATAGCGCCCAGAGTCCATTCTCG CTTCCATTCGTTCAACTTACAAATGGTGGAATCCGATTCAATTTGGGCGGCTACCATGCCCAAGCTGGACTGGGTGGTTTACTAGGCGGAAGCAATGGACTTCACGCTAGCGTCGGAACACCCTGGGGTGGCCATGCGTCCGCTGGTTTGGGTGGCGCAATCGATGGCAACAATGCAAATCTTG GAGGAGGTCTGTTCGCGAGAGCAGGCCTTGGAAACGGTAGACACGAAGCTGCAGCAGGATTAGGCGGAGTGATAGACGGAAGTGGAAGGTCGGGTCCTGGACTCAGAGGAGGAATCTTCGCCAACACGGGAGCTCACGCGGCTGGAACATCAGCTGGAATTTCTAACAGAGGACCAAGCGACAGACGAGATGATGGAAATAATAAACCAGGTGAAGATGAAGGCGATAGGGGCCAATCAACCAGGGGACGTTCGAATATTCAAGTAATCGCTCGTTCtggaaataagaaagaaaaagtattgGAG ACAGTGGCTGTGCCGGCGGAATCTCCAGAGGCTTTTAAGCAAATTGACTCTTCGTCGAAAAAAGAG ATACAAGAAGCATTAAACGTTAATCCGCTATCTATCGCCGAGGTTAATCCTGTTTTGTCCAGCGAGACGAATGATATACGCGTTG TTCGACTAACGAAAGTCCTTCCACGTCACCGTAGAAGAAAGTTATGGGAGTCGAAGAGACAGGCTGATCAAGAGCATACAGTTCCAATAGAGCCGCAGGGTAATGCCGATTCAAATGTTCAAAACATCCAAAAGCGTCAAGCGATTTATTATTCAGACCCTACTCCTACACAAAAAGTAGCTGTCGTGAGGACCAAAAGTCCTGGTTTTTACGATGACATATTTCAG ATACCGATATCAACGCTGAACGCTGTTAATCAACTGTTGAATAATAATGCCGGATAA
- the LOC117155687 gene encoding uncharacterized protein LOC117155687, with the protein MRVILSLFLTCFLLGFLASIGNGQLIGQGVLSTVQGTTGNLIPQAPTLNDALTSILGPLLSGNSTGGGNSLTGSLTKLLTGLQEVSIGDLLQGILNGNLSQLQILLGPVIELLESLPIVGPLIVLLSQVLRIPLTLVASIVALLLELLLVLLNITRSTSG; encoded by the exons ATGAGAGTTATACTGTCTTTATTCCTCACTTGCTTCCTGCTTGGATTCTTGGCCAGTATAGGCAATGGTCAGCTG ATTGGACAGGGCGTCCTTTCTACTGTACAAG GAACCACTGGTAACTTAATACCCCAAGCCCCGACTCTCAACGATGCCCTCACTAGTATCCTTGGACCTCTTTTGAGTGGTAACTCTACCGGAG GAGGAAACAGCCTCACCGGTAGCCTGACTAAGCTCTTGACGGGTCTTCAAGAAGTGTCGATCGGTGACCTACTTCAAGGTATTTTGAATGGAAATCTTTCACAACTTCAGATACTACTTGGTCCTGTAATCGAACTCTTAGAAAGCTTACCTATAGTTGGCCCACTCATAGTACTCCTATCTCAAGTATTGCGT ATTCCACTAACTCTTGTCGCAAGTATAGTCGCTTTATTACTCGAGCTCTTGTTGGTTCTCTTGAACATAACGAGAAGCACGAGTGGTTGA
- the LOC117155677 gene encoding uncharacterized protein LOC117155677 isoform X1 has product MWGSLEKRRTLRFCILILVCRLDLSMGLPVEQPTRFTLNTGDTNSRNVATRLVSNYAPGKEILGRVADAIRIGTGRFVNSVTLARNIIASRAQALASETQTMATAVVQKSVALNYEPISSVTTQYPPVTNTRPNARETVRLENETVQGFLEKPIPKPIANVLESFLNPTPLVDGIKEEEKYGNSGDKFIGIGRTLVDGFEKFSNFLNGVVDFPRKTVKTSTQEITDFLNKIGARLVGLE; this is encoded by the exons ATGTGGGGAAGTCTTGAAAAACGAAGAACCTTGAGATTTTGTATTTTGATCCTTGTCTGTCGGCTCGATTTATCGATGGGATTACCCGTGGAACAACCAACCAGATTCACCTTAAATACGGGAGATACGAATTCGAGAAATGTTGCTACAAGGCTAGTGTCTAATTACGCGCCAGGCAAG GAGATTTTAGGCCGTGTCGCGGACGCGATAAGAATCGGCACAGGCAGATTTGTGAATTCCGTCACATTGGCCCGAAACATCATAGCCAGTCGGGCGCAG GCTTTGGCCAGCGAGACTCAGACCATGGCGACAGCGGTAGTGCAGAAATCGGTGGCCTTGAACTACGAACCAATATCCTCGGTAACGACCCAGTATCCGCCAGTTACGAACACTCGaccaaacgcgcgcgaaactgTGAGACTGGAGAACGAAACTGTGCAAGGTTTCCTAGAGAAGCCAATTCCGAAACCTATCGCGAACGTTTTGGAATCTTTTCTGAATCCTACACCATTGGTCGATGGTATCAAGGAGGAGGAAAAATATGGAAACTCTGGAGACAAGTTTATCGGCATTGGTCGGACTCTGGTCGATGGATTCGAGAAGTTTAGCAATTTTCTGAACGGTGTCGTTGAC TTTCCACGCAAGACTGTCAAAACGAGTACCCAGGAAATCACagactttttaaataaaataggaGCTCGTCTGGTCGGATTAGAGTAA
- the LOC117155677 gene encoding uncharacterized protein LOC117155677 isoform X2, with the protein MWGSLEKRRTLRFCILILVCRLDLSMGLPVEQPTRFTLNTGDTNSRNVATRLVSNYAPGKALASETQTMATAVVQKSVALNYEPISSVTTQYPPVTNTRPNARETVRLENETVQGFLEKPIPKPIANVLESFLNPTPLVDGIKEEEKYGNSGDKFIGIGRTLVDGFEKFSNFLNGVVDFPRKTVKTSTQEITDFLNKIGARLVGLE; encoded by the exons ATGTGGGGAAGTCTTGAAAAACGAAGAACCTTGAGATTTTGTATTTTGATCCTTGTCTGTCGGCTCGATTTATCGATGGGATTACCCGTGGAACAACCAACCAGATTCACCTTAAATACGGGAGATACGAATTCGAGAAATGTTGCTACAAGGCTAGTGTCTAATTACGCGCCAGGCAAG GCTTTGGCCAGCGAGACTCAGACCATGGCGACAGCGGTAGTGCAGAAATCGGTGGCCTTGAACTACGAACCAATATCCTCGGTAACGACCCAGTATCCGCCAGTTACGAACACTCGaccaaacgcgcgcgaaactgTGAGACTGGAGAACGAAACTGTGCAAGGTTTCCTAGAGAAGCCAATTCCGAAACCTATCGCGAACGTTTTGGAATCTTTTCTGAATCCTACACCATTGGTCGATGGTATCAAGGAGGAGGAAAAATATGGAAACTCTGGAGACAAGTTTATCGGCATTGGTCGGACTCTGGTCGATGGATTCGAGAAGTTTAGCAATTTTCTGAACGGTGTCGTTGAC TTTCCACGCAAGACTGTCAAAACGAGTACCCAGGAAATCACagactttttaaataaaataggaGCTCGTCTGGTCGGATTAGAGTAA
- the Tsp5D gene encoding tetraspanin 5D isoform X1, producing the protein MGRTGYTCIRHVFCSLNVLIWLCACGILGAGLWLRLAYSGYTTLVPHYSFASADSLLLAAGCVTFVIAFFGCCGAWFQSRCMLITYFFLVILMFLGESMLGTLAFIFREHLSKSLKDELLFGIEKHYNLTREPGTLPAIWDHIHTEFHCCGVRDYTDWFRIDAWPTEDRVPDSCCIQRERYCGRLGPGERNKEHWYQEGCATAIQMWLVTRLHVVGTVGLVVAFLQLFGQVASMILFCTVRHKRSSHTYKSYDTANT; encoded by the exons ATGGGCCGCACAGGATACACGTGCATCAGGCACGTTTTCTGCTCCCTCAACGTTCTCATTTGG TTATGCGCTTGTGGAATTTTGGGTGCAGGCCTGTGGCTACGATTGGCTTACTCCGGATACACGACCTTGGTGCCGCACTACAGTTTCGCGTCAGCTGACTCGTTGCTGTTAGCCGCTGGATGTGTGACCttcgtcatcgccttcttcggATGCTGTGGTGCATGGTTTCAATCGAGATGCATGTTAATCACG TACTTTTTTTTGGTAATACTGATGTTCCTCGGTGAATCCATGTTGGGCACTCTGGCCTTCATCTTTAGAGAACATTTATCGAAGAGCTTGAAGGACGAGCTTCTTTTCGGTATTGAAAAACATTATAATCTGACCAGGGAACCTGGTACTCTTCCTGCTATATGGGACCACATACACACAGAG TTCCATTGCTGCGGTGTACGAGACTATACCGACTGGTTCCGGATCGACGCATGGCCGACGGAAGACCGCGTACCCGATTCCTGTTGCATACAGAGGGAACGATATTGCGGTCGTCTTGGCCCTGGGGAACGAAACAAGGAACATTGGTACCAAGAAGGTTGCGCAACAGCTATTCAAATGTGGCTAGTTACTAGGCTTCACGTGGTCGGAACCGTTGGTCTTGTTGTGGCTTTCCTTCAGCTATTCGGACAGGTGGCCAGCATGATCTTGTTCTGCACTGTCAGGCACAAGAGATCATCCCACACGTACAAGAGCTACGATACTGCGAACACCTAG
- the Tsp5D gene encoding tetraspanin 5D isoform X2: protein MCFYNSNLPFQGIFPGKHCQSLRREDFARDRSMGRTGYTCIRHVFCSLNVLIWLCACGILGAGLWLRLAYSGYTTLVPHYSFASADSLLLAAGCVTFVIAFFGCCGAWFQSRCMLITYFFLVILMFLGESMLGTLAFIFREHLSKSLKDELLFGIEKHYNLTREPGTLPAIWDHIHTEFHCCGVRDYTDWFRIDAWPTEDRVPDSCCIQRERYCGRLGPGERNKEHWYQEGCATAIQMWLVTRLHVVGTVGLVVAFLQLFGQVASMILFCTVRHKRSSHTYKSYDTANT from the exons GAAACACTGCCAATCCCTTCGTCGCGAGGACTTTGCGAGGGATCGAAGCATGGGCCGCACAGGATACACGTGCATCAGGCACGTTTTCTGCTCCCTCAACGTTCTCATTTGG TTATGCGCTTGTGGAATTTTGGGTGCAGGCCTGTGGCTACGATTGGCTTACTCCGGATACACGACCTTGGTGCCGCACTACAGTTTCGCGTCAGCTGACTCGTTGCTGTTAGCCGCTGGATGTGTGACCttcgtcatcgccttcttcggATGCTGTGGTGCATGGTTTCAATCGAGATGCATGTTAATCACG TACTTTTTTTTGGTAATACTGATGTTCCTCGGTGAATCCATGTTGGGCACTCTGGCCTTCATCTTTAGAGAACATTTATCGAAGAGCTTGAAGGACGAGCTTCTTTTCGGTATTGAAAAACATTATAATCTGACCAGGGAACCTGGTACTCTTCCTGCTATATGGGACCACATACACACAGAG TTCCATTGCTGCGGTGTACGAGACTATACCGACTGGTTCCGGATCGACGCATGGCCGACGGAAGACCGCGTACCCGATTCCTGTTGCATACAGAGGGAACGATATTGCGGTCGTCTTGGCCCTGGGGAACGAAACAAGGAACATTGGTACCAAGAAGGTTGCGCAACAGCTATTCAAATGTGGCTAGTTACTAGGCTTCACGTGGTCGGAACCGTTGGTCTTGTTGTGGCTTTCCTTCAGCTATTCGGACAGGTGGCCAGCATGATCTTGTTCTGCACTGTCAGGCACAAGAGATCATCCCACACGTACAAGAGCTACGATACTGCGAACACCTAG